A DNA window from Longimicrobium sp. contains the following coding sequences:
- a CDS encoding polysaccharide deacetylase family protein, whose translation MNPNGKAPRRQFLFTIDVDWIPGSQVGLEELYRFCDEHALPASLFITGRFAEAYPALIREGAARGYQIGTHGWEHGQKGRASEEDFQRAPYASQREWVERSTEAVEKASGVRPVAFRAPNLWVSETTLRVLEELEYEYDSSVPVRRLTTGYSRPNSLRYYRAPLGPYRPARENLGARGSSRVLEIPPSTYFFPINMSALRVLGLARVLWAVRRVARRAETLVFYSHPAEFVPFAEQEIPGDVPQRFQRGIGPENFEVLARFVEYVKGLGYEPALCSQVRA comes from the coding sequence GTGAATCCGAACGGCAAGGCCCCGCGGCGCCAGTTCCTCTTCACCATCGACGTCGACTGGATCCCCGGATCGCAGGTGGGGCTCGAGGAGCTCTACCGCTTCTGCGACGAGCACGCGCTCCCGGCGTCGCTCTTCATCACCGGCCGGTTCGCCGAGGCGTATCCCGCGCTGATCCGCGAGGGGGCCGCTCGCGGCTACCAGATCGGCACCCACGGCTGGGAGCACGGGCAGAAGGGGCGCGCCAGCGAGGAAGACTTCCAGCGGGCGCCGTACGCCTCGCAGCGCGAGTGGGTCGAGCGCTCCACCGAGGCGGTGGAGAAGGCCAGCGGCGTGCGCCCGGTGGCCTTCCGCGCCCCCAACCTGTGGGTGAGCGAGACCACGCTGCGGGTGCTGGAGGAGCTGGAGTACGAATACGACTCGTCGGTGCCGGTGCGGCGGCTGACCACCGGGTACAGCCGGCCCAACTCGCTGCGCTACTACCGGGCGCCGCTGGGCCCGTACCGCCCGGCGCGCGAGAACCTGGGGGCGCGCGGATCGAGCCGGGTGCTCGAGATCCCGCCGTCGACCTACTTCTTTCCCATCAACATGAGCGCGCTGCGGGTGCTGGGGCTCGCGCGCGTGCTGTGGGCGGTGCGGCGGGTGGCGCGGCGGGCGGAGACGCTGGTCTTCTACTCGCACCCGGCCGAGTTCGTCCCCTTCGCCGAGCAGGAGATCCCCGGCGACGTGCCGCAGCGCTTCCAGCGGGGGATCGGGCCCGAGAACTTCGAGGTGCTGGCGCGCTTCGTGGAATACGTGAAGGGGCTGGGATACGAGCCGGCCCTCTGCTCGCAGG